One Glycine max cultivar Williams 82 chromosome 1, Glycine_max_v4.0, whole genome shotgun sequence genomic window, ACACAGGACATGCCAGTTATGCACCTCAAACCTATTTCAAATTCATTAAGGCATGTATTATTTCACAAATAATAGTGCACACTGTTTGGAAGAGATGTGACAATTTCACCAAATGCTGACGTTGATTATGAGAGGTTAGCTGTGCTGCCTATTTTCTTCACCAATAGGAATGAATCATGAATTGCACCTATATATATAGAGTTAAGGACTTGGTGAGAGCACAAAAACATAGAGCTTcctttgtaaaaaaacaaaatacagcAAGAGTAACCATGACAAACAAGTTCCATGTTCGCTCAAATAGTTTTCCTGCTGTATCTCATCCTAGCACCATTAGAATGGAGGAAGAGCTGAGCAATGTCAAAACTTGGGAAGCCACTTCCACATCCACCTCCACATCAAAGTCCATTGGCATTGGCTTATCCTTGCTTCAAGATCTGCATACTTGCTTGGAAGGTCTTCTCAACATGGGATCAACCCAAAAGCTGATTTCCAACCATCAAGGTGAGAAATGCATGGAAGAGCTTCTTGATGGATCAGTGAGAATTTTGGATATCTGTGGCATCACAAGGGACACCATGTTACAAATTAAGGAAAATGTCCAATCCCTTCATTCTGCTCTTAGAAGGAGAAAGGGGGATTCAAGCATAGAAAAAATTATAGCCCAATACAATTTCTTctcaaagaagatgaagaagattgCCAAGAAGTTGATCACATCTTTGAAGCAGATGGAGAGCAAATTTGGAGTATCCCCACTCTTAAATCAAGACCAACAACTTGTTGCTTTGGTTAGAGTGATTAGGGAAGTCATTGTAATGAACATGTCTATCTTCCAATCATTATTATCTTTCTTGGCCGTGCCTGCTTCAAAGTCAAAGGCAACCAAATGGTTATTGGTAGCAAAATTAATGCACAAGGGAGTGACAGCATGTGATGAGAACCAAGTGAATTCCAATGAGTTGCTGTGTGTGGAAGCATCTTTAAGCACACTTGTAAGTGAAGGTACTAATGTTGCAAAGATGCAGGGTGCACATGAAAGATTGGAAGCTTTGGAGAATGCCATTGAAAGCATAGAAAATGGTTTGGAGATCGTATTTAGGCGCATGGTTAAAACAAGAGCCTCCCTTTTGAACATCATGACTCATTAGAGATTAGAGAGTTGTCAGTCATGATTTTCTCTCCAAATCCTGAAGAGCATCCAAATTTTAGGAATCTGCTGAGGATTTAAAAATTTTGCCTCATCAAATTTGTACATGTATACAATTCAATAGTTATACAATCAAATACAATGAAATGTTTATACTCTATATTTCGATATATTTCTGTTTTAAGGCACCTTTTTTACAAGATTCCTTTACATTTATCGAATATCTAAGGTTAAAATTATAGTTAACTTGTTACTTGTTAGGGAATACCGGGTAAACACAAGGGTGATCTCTATTAATGTGCAATGAGGCAATTACAAGGTTTATAGGTCTCTCTTAATAGAATATGTTATCCAACTTGCCCATTTCTACCCATGCGGGAATATTCAGCTACACTTGTCACTCCAACATTACTAATAGTTTGGATACCAATTTTCTTAGGGTTTAACGTACAAATGAAAGATATGGAATTGTGGGTGCAAAAGCTAATTCTGCTGGTGTGTGTGTGGTCGTTTTAATAGTTATACAATCAAATACAATTAAATGTTTATACTCTATATTTcgatgtattttttgttttaaatcaccTTTTTCTTACAGAACATTCCTTTACATTTGTCGTGCTTCACTTTATAGATACTATACTAACATTGGCTGGAGAATAATGTCTGATTAACAAGTGGAGTAATTAATTCAACTTTAGTCTttgaagagaaacttaacagaacaGTGATCAATTCAAGGTTTTTTTAACCATGGTTATAAAGGAGGCACAAACCAGTCCCTAGTAAATGTTTCAGTAGTAACCCTGTTCTCTTGAATAGCATGGCTATAACCAAAATGCAATCATATACAATTAGGTACTACTGATCAGGAAAATCTTTACAAACAAGTAACTACTTATTATGTCTCTGTTATTAACTGTCAGCCCCAAAAATAAGCTTAGCactcaatttattaaaatcagCGAGCCCAACAATTAGGAAAATAGCTTAAGATTAGACGCCTCAGTATAAAATTTACCTGAActaattttagtaatttttcaatattttccaGACAACTTCTTTTGCAGTTTAAGAAATTGGATTTTATAGCTTTTCCAATTAAAACGAGTCTTACATTTTGGCACCTCTTTATCTATATTTATCTTTCCACTCTACATAAGTCTATACCCCAGGAATTAGAGTGCCCTTTTCTAATTCTAGAATCTAGACGTTCTTATGTATGAATTTGTGGATGTGAAATGTTTGTTGCATTATAACTTGTGGAGTGAATGGGCTTGTGGTCTGGGTTTTGGCGATAAAGGTGATGAAGTGAGTGGAATGATACTGTTATggtggtttttaattttatggatgaTGGTTGGGTGTTTAATTTGGTTGCAAGGGGGCGGTGCCCAAGTTTTACTATGCACAGTTTGTGATGCTAAAAAACTGTAAGGAAATGTTGGGTACAAACAACTAGTTTTGGTGATTTTAATCTGCAAGAAATTGTATAAAATGACAAAGACTTCAAATTCAGAAGAGGacaacaataaaaatgaaattttattcaacaaacatataaaaattgaattttatttaaaatatttatgataacatgttttttcattataaaataatccaaaatatatttggaaaatatatttatgtagaCAACAAAttcaatatgttttttaaaaatcaaagatcATAACAAACTCAACTCATTAGTTTCATGAATCATTAAGAACTTtcatgaatatataattaaaaatttgcatACGGATTAACCACAAATTTTTACCccctaaaaaaatcataattttttacaaaaaaaaaacttactatTAACTATGTTATAGGAATCTATTGAATTGGAATCAATTATTTTAGTCATTGAGTTATCTTTTATAACAATAGTAGCTAATTaccattgaaaataaaagttgtctttAGATTGTCAAAACGATAGGGAAAAAAGAATatgttattatgttatttttgaataagaccaaaaaaatgatgaaaatataaaaaaaaagtgataaaatgAGAGCATATTTTAGTGTGTCTTGAAGTTCACGATCAAcatgtcaaaataaaatatttgtctaaaacaaagaaaaaatgtcattaattatttttacaataaagactataaaaaagaaataaaatacttaaatattattatttttacaatcagacacctttaaattttaaagaaaattaagagaGGGGGAAGGAGGGGCGAGCGAGTCCCCTCTAgacattttaataaattcatcCTACACGTTAGCACTGTCACTAACAAAGTTAGTGGAGAGTGACAAAAGTCATATTTTTAGAAGTTGGTAGATTGATTTCATTGATTTAAAAGTAAATCGATTGCCATCAAATTTGATCTAAAATACAGAAAaccaaaaacacatttttccttgataaaaagtaataaatgtaTAAACATTTGAACAATACATACACCTAATTATCACATCATCGATTTctctttatctctttttcttataattatatttctcaTTCTTTCTTCGGTCTCTTTTGCTCTATGGAGTGTCTATTGGTTATGGGAGAACATGAACCATATTCCATAATAGAATGAGATGTAtgaatattattgttgaaaaaaaaactatagtaTTAGGCTTCTAGCTACTATAGTAGTTACAGCTTAGAAGTCAAAACTTAAAAAAGACCAAAGTAATGAATCACATTGAAAGCCCAGCAATGCCAAATAACTTGGTGACCAAAAGTTATAGTCATGGCCATCCAACCTCCAAGGAGCACTCTGATACAGGACTTCCTCACTGGAGTTTTTCCAAGCACTGCTCCAACACCACCAAATAGCAACAATGTCAGGCTAGCTACAACAGCAACGACAACAAGCCTAATCTTATAGTTCCTTATGAATGCAGCTGCTAGTAGTGGTATCACTGCACCCACAGAAAATGCTAGTGCTGATGCTAGAGCAGCCTGAAATGGATTTGGCAACTTCTCCCTTTGTGCTTCTTCaccaatattattattttctttatctcttttaatttgAGCAATTTCTATGTCATATTGAGTGTACACAGAAACAAATTCTCCAATTGCCATGCTACATGCCCCAGCAATTAGCCCTGCAAAGCCAGCAAGAAGCATGGCCGTGATGTTTTCCTTAACAGCTCCAACACCCATCAACAATGATGCAACTGAGACTAACCCATCATTGGCTCCTAATACGGCTGCACGAAGCCATTGTGCTCTCTGAGAATAGTCAATGTTTCTTCTCTCTTTGACCTCTTGGTTTGGTTTTGGCTCTACACCAATTGCATGGATAGGAATCTCAACATGGTTGATGGAAATTTCTTCATTAGTTTTATGATCATCAAGGGAAGCCATATTggatgaattatatatatatgtatgtaaaaTAAAGTAGAAAATACACGAAgatggaaaagaagaaaaagagaatacAAATTCTTAGAGCTTGTGGATTTAGACATGTTGAAATGAAGGGTCTTTATAGAGTTATCACCAAGGTTAAGCTATGTAAATGGActtagaaaatgacaaaaaaaaaaaaaaggtagtgTGGATGTCACTAGCTACAAGTGGTGACTAATAATGAATTCGGTCCGCATTTAAGAATTTGTCAAGAAATAAAAGTAGGATTCATTGCACATATATTCCTCATCAtcgatttaatttaatcaatatatCATTCATGCggttaaattaatcttatttttaattatatacgtGGTTCAATTAACTAGTCtaatttttagtttagtttattCTTTGAACTTGAATTTTATCCATGTATGtgggattaaaaaaatcaagttcTATCAGTATAGCTGCCTAGCTAGCTGGTCTAAGTAATGGAGGACTCTCAGATTAGAATATTaataaca contains:
- the LOC100800708 gene encoding uncharacterized protein, with the protein product MTNKFHVRSNSFPAVSHPSTIRMEEELSNVKTWEATSTSTSTSKSIGIGLSLLQDLHTCLEGLLNMGSTQKLISNHQGEKCMEELLDGSVRILDICGITRDTMLQIKENVQSLHSALRRRKGDSSIEKIIAQYNFFSKKMKKIAKKLITSLKQMESKFGVSPLLNQDQQLVALVRVIREVIVMNMSIFQSLLSFLAVPASKSKATKWLLVAKLMHKGVTACDENQVNSNELLCVEASLSTLVSEGTNVAKMQGAHERLEALENAIESIENGLEIVFRRMVKTRASLLNIMTH